Below is a genomic region from Nitrospiraceae bacterium.
GCAATACCAAGCAACGAATTCACGATCCCTACAGGAAGAACCGTAACAGCTCCGATTAATCCAATGATAATCCCAGGGTACGTAATCGTGTTGGGAATGATCTTATGGGAGAGATCGGTCCCCGTCACGATGATCAGTCCTGAGTAAAGTCCGGCATAAAGGAGCGATGTTTCATTGAGGCCAAAGCGCCAGAGAATGGCGAGGTATCCCGCCGCATTGGCCGCTTCTACAATCGGATAACGAGGGGAAATTGGAACATGACAAGTCCGACAGCGCCCGAGGAGAAGGAGATAGCTGAGGAGAGGAATATTGTCGTACCATGCAATGGGCCTTCTGCAGGAAGGGCAATGAGAACCGGGCCAGAAAACCCATTCATGGCGGGGGACGCGGTAAATGCAGACGTTGAGAAAGCTGCCCACGATGAGGCCGATTAGCCCCGCCAGCACGTAGTCCAAAGGTTCTCTCATGATTGACACACCGACAGACGACCTCGCGCACAAGGATAAAATACACAATTCAACAAAGACACCTTACGTAGTGCACCTAGAGCCAAAATGCTTCCATTTACATGCGGTAGAAACATTCCCTATAATCCTTCCCGATTTGGCCAGGCATTCATTCTCTAGTTTCTCTTATATGCGAGACCACTATATCTCATTTTTCTATCTAATGAAGGAGAAGTTGAATCATGGCACGAAGCGCGAAAGCGATCACCAGGCTTTCTCTCGCCGATCTCACGCCACCTCCTCGGAAGAAGCGACCAGAGGCGCTGACCAGCCGGGAATTGGAAATTCTTGAACTGATCTGGGCGGGATTCAAGAATAAGGAAATCGGTCAGCGGTTGAAGATCAGCGTCAAAACCGTTGAGGCGCATCGGGCTAACATGATGAAAAAAATGCGGGTCTCGAACACTGCCCAGCTGCTAAAAACCGCGATCCAAGGTGGAATGATCAGGATTCGCTAGGTTGCGTTGTTCGTGACTCAGATTCTCCGCGCTGTCTCACCACTTCGAACAGCGTCACAGCGGCTGCAGCTGACACATTCAAGGACTCGACCTTCCCCTTCATCGGAATGCTGACTCGATCATCGCAGTGTTGAAGGACACCTGGGCGAACGCCTTGTCCTTCGCCCCCGAAGACCAGGGCAACCGGCCCGGAGAAATCAAGCTGCGTGACCTGTTTCTGCGCTGACGGCTCGACCGCGTAGACCCACACTCCGACCTTCTTCAGATCCTCGATCAATCGGGCGAGATTCCCGACCCGACTCACCAGAATATGATCGAGCGCGCCGGCAGATACCTTTGCGACAACTGAAGTGAGGCCGACAGTTCGACGCTCCGGTATGAATACACCATGGACCCCAGCCGCTTCAGCAGTACGTAACACTGCGCCAAGGTTATGAGGATCCCCCACCCCATCCAGAAGCACGAGAAAGGGCGGCTCGCCTCGTTCCTTCGCCCGTTGGAGAATGTCCTCCGTGCTGCTGTAGGCCTTCGCCGCCACGAACGCGATGACGCCTTGATGCTTTCCGCCCGGCACCAATCGATCGAATGCCGCTTGAGGTTCGATGTGAACCGGAACGTGTCGGACCCTCGCGAGTTGAACAAGATCTGCAAATTGTCGATCGGAGCGAAGGACGAGCAACCGTTGCAAAGGGCGAGCATTCGCGCGGAGGGCTTCCCGGACGGCATGCAATCCATACAACAGGTCCGGCGAACTATCGCTTCCACCGGCTGGTGCCGTCGGGCTTGTCCTCGATGATGATGCCGTGGGACTCGAGGAGCCGGCGAATCTCATCGGCTTTCTTGAAATCTTTCCGCTGCCGGGCGTCATTTCGCTCTCTTATTTTCGACTCGATACCTTCATCAGTGAGACTGCGCACGCCAATGTCGGAGAGGTCCACGTTAAATTGCCACTTCTCCATCTGGAAAAGCCCCAGGACGGAACCAAGAAAGCGAAACAGTTCACGAGCATTCTGCCTAGCTTTGGTCGAGAGACCGGTTCTTACCAACTTATTCACCTCGCTGCGAAATCCCTGTAACTCAGCAATCACCGCTGGGGTACTGAAGTCGTCGTCCATGGCCTTCCTAAAGGCAACGCGGGTATGTTGAACCAGGTTTAAAAGCTTCTCGTTAGCCGAGCCTGCCGTCTCATCCCTTTCCTTTAGACGATTGAACAAATCATAAAATCCGTCTAATGCATACTTGGCCTCTCTCAACGCCTGATCGGAGAAATCCAGCGGGCCGCGATAGTGATTCGTCAACAGAAAGTAACGAAGTATCTCGGCGGTAATCTCTTCAGCCCATTCCGACTTCCCAAATATCTCGCGAATCGTGAAGAAATTCCCCAACGATTTCGACATCTTCTCTTGATTGATTTGCACAAAACCATTGTGAATCCAGTAACGCGCGAATTCCTTCTCCGTCGCGCCACACGATTGTGCGATTTCGTTTTCGTGGTGCGGGAAGATCAAATCCATGCCCCCGCCGTGGATGTCAAACGTCTCACCCAAATAACGCATCGACATCGCCGAGCACTCGATATGCCAGCCTGGTCGGCCAGGACCCCAGGGGCTGTCCCATGAAGGTTCCCCTGGCTTGCTACTCTTCCAGAGCGCGAAATCCATCGGATGACGCTTGCGCTCATCGACTTCAACACGTGCGCCGGCCTGGAGATCTTCGAGTTTACGTTTGGAGAGGCGGCCATAGGCCGAATACTTCTCCACCTGAAAATACACATCACCGTCGACTTGATAGGCGATGCCTTTTTTCATCAATTTATCGATCAGCGCAACGATGTCGGCCATGGACTCCGTTGCCTTTGGTTCTCTCCAAGCTGGGCGAACACTCAATTTGCCCATATCTTCGTAATAGGCTTCAATGTACTTGCTAGTAATCGCCTCGCAGGAGACACCTTCCTCATTGGCCCGCTTGATGATCTTGTCATCGACGTCGGTAAAGTTCTTCACGAACTCGACTGAATATCCCACATATTCGAGATATCGGCGGATCATGTCGAAAACGAGCGC
It encodes:
- a CDS encoding A24 family peptidase, whose amino-acid sequence is MREPLDYVLAGLIGLIVGSFLNVCIYRVPRHEWVFWPGSHCPSCRRPIAWYDNIPLLSYLLLLGRCRTCHVPISPRYPIVEAANAAGYLAILWRFGLNETSLLYAGLYSGLIIVTGTDLSHKIIPNTITYPGIIIGLIGAVTVLPVGIVNSLLGIAVGGGLLWFLAWASPYLFGKEGMGGGDIKLLAMIGAFLGWKPALLTIMIGSLVGSVIGIGLMAARLIKRDEYIPFGPFLVVGAVLSLFFAQPLLDWYQGLFNTGY
- a CDS encoding LuxR C-terminal-related transcriptional regulator encodes the protein MARSAKAITRLSLADLTPPPRKKRPEALTSRELEILELIWAGFKNKEIGQRLKISVKTVEAHRANMMKKMRVSNTAQLLKTAIQGGMIRIR
- the rlmB gene encoding 23S rRNA (guanosine(2251)-2'-O)-methyltransferase RlmB; this translates as MRFAGSSSPTASSSRTSPTAPAGGSDSSPDLLYGLHAVREALRANARPLQRLLVLRSDRQFADLVQLARVRHVPVHIEPQAAFDRLVPGGKHQGVIAFVAAKAYSSTEDILQRAKERGEPPFLVLLDGVGDPHNLGAVLRTAEAAGVHGVFIPERRTVGLTSVVAKVSAGALDHILVSRVGNLARLIEDLKKVGVWVYAVEPSAQKQVTQLDFSGPVALVFGGEGQGVRPGVLQHCDDRVSIPMKGKVESLNVSAAAAVTLFEVVRQRGESESRTTQPSES
- the cysS gene encoding cysteine--tRNA ligase — its product is MLTIYNTLTGRKEPFEPLVPKTVRMYVCGVTVYDYCHLGHARSALVFDMIRRYLEYVGYSVEFVKNFTDVDDKIIKRANEEGVSCEAITSKYIEAYYEDMGKLSVRPAWREPKATESMADIVALIDKLMKKGIAYQVDGDVYFQVEKYSAYGRLSKRKLEDLQAGARVEVDERKRHPMDFALWKSSKPGEPSWDSPWGPGRPGWHIECSAMSMRYLGETFDIHGGGMDLIFPHHENEIAQSCGATEKEFARYWIHNGFVQINQEKMSKSLGNFFTIREIFGKSEWAEEITAEILRYFLLTNHYRGPLDFSDQALREAKYALDGFYDLFNRLKERDETAGSANEKLLNLVQHTRVAFRKAMDDDFSTPAVIAELQGFRSEVNKLVRTGLSTKARQNARELFRFLGSVLGLFQMEKWQFNVDLSDIGVRSLTDEGIESKIRERNDARQRKDFKKADEIRRLLESHGIIIEDKPDGTSRWKR